GGGGAGAAACATGCAGGGAGGTAATCCTTGAATTAAACAGTTTTTTTCACAGCCTTCCAAGATGACCACACACCATTTGTACAACAGAAGTTGGTGTCCTCATGCTGAGCAAACAATAGGGAGCCATCCTGTCTTTGAATAGGATCAGCTAGTTTagagtcagattttttttatgtttaatttacAAATGGATCCTAGTGATAAGAAATGTGAGCAACTAGTGGAAACAAACATGCAATGAAAGGATTTTATAATGAGAGGTTCAGTACAATCTGTTAAACAATTGAGAACAGTTAAGAGCAAATAGTTTTTAAATGCATTCAGACTAGGAAAATTGCATAGCATTATCAAACTTAAAACCAGGAGTTCTCTCTCATTGTATGCGAACATTTCCTTTTAACTGCTCATCTTTCTTCATGTTtattcagaaatgtaaaaattctACTGGCTTTATAGATAAGAGGCAAGATCCTGGTGTTTGTTACTCTGATGTAAATTTGTGATATTTCCAGTGATTGTTCAGATTTATACAAGTGTTTTTCAGATCAGAATCTCACAAGGAGTGCTTTTGGTGAAGCACATGGTGGCAAATAGGACATTTGCTTAATTGTAGAAACATTGCTTGAGGCATTAAAAGTGGTCTTTATAGTGCTTTGGCACTTTACCATTTTATGGTAAATGATACCATTCTATAAGGGACTTTTCAGTTTGTAACTGCAGCAGAATTAAGTTTGGTTGGAAAGCAGATTCATAGTTTATACTTTATGTAGCAACTTGGAAGAAATGGGGGATGAATCTGTAGCTTGGTAATAcgtacttttttttcttgtcaacAACTGATTGGGACCTCGAATGACTACAAATTAGTTTAGTGATGGGGCAACTGTCACAGATATCTTTGAATCGGTTGAAAATGAACAAGGTTGACAGGAACGTGAGAGTCTAATGAGTCCTTCAAATGGCTGATTTGCACTCAGTGGACAACTAGACAATAAGCAGTATGAATTATTGGAAATCAATACTTTGCTATGGAATTTCATTATGCTCCAATGCCTTCAGTTcatagtattttatattttgatgGATTATCTGAAGCAAATGATCATCTAAGACACAGGGATTGATAAAACTTCCTTGTACAGTTTCAAATGGTGCTTTTGACTTATTTTTGTGAAGTAGAAATATTGATCTATTTTCGTGTGCAATCTTAGTCTGTTTTAGAGTGGTAGATAAAACCagtactttgaaataaaatgtcctgcagatttttttttgtatttactgGTTGGTTCCTAATCCATCATCTTTTGATGTTATAGGAGACACAGAAAAGGGTCAAGCAAATCGAACCACTAAGAACAAGGACGCCCATGTCTGTGGCAGGTGCTGTGCTGAGTTCTTTGAATTATCAGATCTCCTGCAACACAAGAAGAATTGTACTAAAAATCAATTAGTTTTAATTGTGAATGAAAATCCAGCTTCTCCTTCTGAAACCTTCCCTCCTAGTTCCCCTTCTGATAATCCTGATGAACAGATGAATGACACAGTTAATAACACAGATCAAGTAGACTGCAGTGACCTTTCAGAGCATAACAAACTTGACAGGGAAGAATCCATGGATGTGGAGGCTTCCAGCATTAACAATAGCAGTAGCAGTTCCAAGAGTGTCAACAATAGTATTACAAGCAGTAACAGCTCCACAATGGGTACCTCAGCTGTAACAACCTCTCTACCTCACATAGGGGATCTGACAACACTAGGCAACTTTTCAGTGATAAACAGTAATGTAATAATTGAAAACCTGCAGAGTACAAAAGTGGCAGTAGCACAGTTCTCACAGGAGGCGAGATGTAACGGGGCATCAAGCACTAAACTCGCTGTCCCTGCCCTGATGGAGCAACTGTTGgcattgcagcagcagcagatccatCAGTTGCAACTGATTGAACAAATTCGTCACCAAATATTATTATTGGCTACCCAAAATACAGACATGCCAACATCTTCTAGCCCTTCTCAAGGTACTTTACGAACATCTGCCAACCCCTTGTCCACATTAAGTTCCCATTTATCccagcagctggctgcagcagctggattAGCACAAAGCCTTGCTAGTCAATCTGCCAGCATCAGTGGTGTGAAACAGCTACCCCCTATACAGCTACCTCAGAGCAACCCTGGCAACACTCTAATTCCATCCAATAGTGGCTCTTCTCCAAATATTAACATATTGGCAGCAGCAGTTACAACACCGTCCTCAGAAAAAGTGGCTTCAACTATTGGTGGCTCACAGCTCAACAACCCACCAGTATCAGCATCATCTTCACCAGCTTTTGCAATAAGCAGTTTATTAAGTTCTGCATCTAATCCACTTCTACCTCAGCCCACCCCTAGTAACTCTGTTTTCTCCAGTCCCTTGTCCAATATTGGAACACCTGCAGAGGATTTAAACTCCTTGACTGCCTTggcacagcaaagaaaaagcaagccACCAAATGTAACTGCATTTGAAGCAAAAAGTAATTCAGATGAGGCATTCTTTAAGCATAAATGCAGGTTCTGTGCTAAAGTGTTTGGGAGTGACAGTGCCTTGCAGATTCATTTGCGTTCTCACACTGGCGAGAGGCCATTTAAATGCAACATATGTGGAAACAGGTTCTCCACAAAGGGAAACTTAAAAGTCCACTTTCAGCGtcacaaagaaaaataccctCATATTCAAATGAATCCGTACCCAGTGCCAGAGCATTTGGACAATATTCCTACAAGCACGGGTATTCCTTATGGGATGTCTATACCACCAGAGAAACCTGTCACGAGCTGGCTGGACAGCAAGCCAGTCCTCTCCACTTTGACAACTTCTGTTGGCCTGCCACTCCCACCAACGATTCCAAGCTTGGCCCCGTTCATCAAAACTGAGGAGCCTCAGCCGATTCCCATTAGCCATCCTTCTGCTagccctccctgctctgtcAAGAGTGACTCGGGAACAGCTGATCCCACATCAAAAATTTCGAATGGACTTTCTGATGAGGTAGAGGCTGGTGTGTTGCCTACCTCGAAtggcaaaacagaagaaaaccctCAAAACACAAGCACCATCACTAAcatgagcagctctgtgagctCCCCGGCAGCAGACTCGGGCTCCAGCAGTGTCGCCACTTTTACAAATCCGCTGATGCCTCTTATGTCAGAGCAATTTAAGGCAAAGTTTCCATTTGGAGGACTATTGGATTCAACGCCAGCATCTGAAACATCAAAATTGCAGCAACTTGTAGAAAACATTGACAAAAAGGCAACTGATCCTAACGAGTGCATCATTTGCCACAGAGTTCTCAGCTGCCAGAGTGCACTGAAAATGCATTATCGCACCCATACTGGAGAAAGGCCATTCAAATGTAAAATCTGTGGTCGTGCTTTCACTACTAAGGGCAACTTAAAGACTCACTACAGTGTCCACCGTGCCATGCCCCCGCTGAGAGTGCAACACTCTTGCCCGATCTGCCAGAAAAAATTCACCAATGCCGTTGTGCTACAGCAGCATATCCGAATGCACATGGGAGGGCAGATCCCCAACACCCCAGTGACAGAAAACTATCCTGAGTCAATGGAATCAGATACGGGATCTTTTGATGATAAGAATTTTGATGATATAGACAACTTCTCAGACGAGAATATGGAAGACTGTCCTGACAGCAGCGTGCCAGATACACCTAAATCTGTGGATGCATCCCAAGACAGCTTGtcttcttcccctctgcccctgGAAATGTCAAGTAttgctgctttggaaaatcAGATGAAGATGATCAATGCTGGCCTTGCTGAACAACTTCAGGCAAGCCTAAAGTCAGTTGAAAATGGGTCAGTGGAAGGGGATGTTTTGACTAACGATTCGTCATCTGTCGGTGGTGATATGGAAAGCCAAAGTGCTGGAAGCCCTGCTGTCTCAGAGTCTACCTCTTCCATGCAGGCCTTGTCCCCATCCAACAGCACTAATGATTACCACAAGTCACCAAGTATTGAAGAGAAACCATTAAGAGCTTTACCAAGTGAGTTTGCCAATGGTTTGTCTCCAACCCCTGCTAACAGTGGTGCTTTGGACTTGACATCTAGTAACACTGATAAAATGATTAAAGAAGAGTCCCTGAGTATGCTCTTTCCTTTCAGAGATAGaggtaaatttaaaaacacCGCATGTGACATTTGTGGCAAAACATTTGCTTGTCAGAGTGCCTTGGACATTCATTACAGAAGTCATACCAAAGAGAGACCATTTATTTGCACAGTTTGCAATCGTGGCTTTTCCACAAAGGGTAATTTGAAGCAGCATATGTTGACACATCAAATGCGAGATCTACCATCACAGCTTTTTGAGCCCAACTCCAGTATCGGCCCCAATCAGAACTCTTCGGTTATGCCTGCTAATACACTGTCATCGCTCATAAAGACTGAGGTTAACGGGTTTGTGCACGGCTCTCCTCAGGACAGCAAGGAAGCACCCTCCGGTCTAGTAGCTTCGGGGCCACTGTCCTCTGCCAcgtctcctgtgctgctccctgctctccccagaaGAACTCCAAAACAGCACTACTGCAACACGTgtgggaaaacattttcttcttccagtgctctgcagaTCCATGAAAGGACACAC
This genomic interval from Corvus cornix cornix isolate S_Up_H32 chromosome 11, ASM73873v5, whole genome shotgun sequence contains the following:
- the SALL1 gene encoding sal-like protein 1 — encoded protein: MSRRKQAKPQHFQSDPDLALLSQRNGDTEKGQANRTTKNKDAHVCGRCCAEFFELSDLLQHKKNCTKNQLVLIVNENPASPSETFPPSSPSDNPDEQMNDTVNNTDQVDCSDLSEHNKLDREESMDVEASSINNSSSSSKSVNNSITSSNSSTMGTSAVTTSLPHIGDLTTLGNFSVINSNVIIENLQSTKVAVAQFSQEARCNGASSTKLAVPALMEQLLALQQQQIHQLQLIEQIRHQILLLATQNTDMPTSSSPSQGTLRTSANPLSTLSSHLSQQLAAAAGLAQSLASQSASISGVKQLPPIQLPQSNPGNTLIPSNSGSSPNINILAAAVTTPSSEKVASTIGGSQLNNPPVSASSSPAFAISSLLSSASNPLLPQPTPSNSVFSSPLSNIGTPAEDLNSLTALAQQRKSKPPNVTAFEAKSNSDEAFFKHKCRFCAKVFGSDSALQIHLRSHTGERPFKCNICGNRFSTKGNLKVHFQRHKEKYPHIQMNPYPVPEHLDNIPTSTGIPYGMSIPPEKPVTSWLDSKPVLSTLTTSVGLPLPPTIPSLAPFIKTEEPQPIPISHPSASPPCSVKSDSGTADPTSKISNGLSDEVEAGVLPTSNGKTEENPQNTSTITNMSSSVSSPAADSGSSSVATFTNPLMPLMSEQFKAKFPFGGLLDSTPASETSKLQQLVENIDKKATDPNECIICHRVLSCQSALKMHYRTHTGERPFKCKICGRAFTTKGNLKTHYSVHRAMPPLRVQHSCPICQKKFTNAVVLQQHIRMHMGGQIPNTPVTENYPESMESDTGSFDDKNFDDIDNFSDENMEDCPDSSVPDTPKSVDASQDSLSSSPLPLEMSSIAALENQMKMINAGLAEQLQASLKSVENGSVEGDVLTNDSSSVGGDMESQSAGSPAVSESTSSMQALSPSNSTNDYHKSPSIEEKPLRALPSEFANGLSPTPANSGALDLTSSNTDKMIKEESLSMLFPFRDRGKFKNTACDICGKTFACQSALDIHYRSHTKERPFICTVCNRGFSTKGNLKQHMLTHQMRDLPSQLFEPNSSIGPNQNSSVMPANTLSSLIKTEVNGFVHGSPQDSKEAPSGLVASGPLSSATSPVLLPALPRRTPKQHYCNTCGKTFSSSSALQIHERTHTGEKPFACTICGRAFTTKGNLKVHMGTHMWNSTPARRGRRLSVDGPMTFLGGNPVKFPEMFQKDLAARSGNGDPSSFWNQYAAALSNGLAMKTNEISVIQNGGIPPAPGGLGNGGSSPISGLTGSLEKLQNSEPNAPLAGLEKMASNENGTNFRFTRFVEDNKEIVTN